Proteins encoded in a region of the Oscarella lobularis chromosome 5, ooOscLobu1.1, whole genome shotgun sequence genome:
- the LOC136187428 gene encoding SANT and BTB domain regulator of class switch recombination-like isoform X1: MTTIRSRSSATRAVTLDLMLRTFMNSTEFVRMEPKNWEAVARLIPGTTAKQCALRWEELLADADGPSGGARLIGVDGLSAQGRPFASAQSQSRRHLTRYVKSMLHEGGGGGGGGGGAPIDAQSSSRSIGKDDLVRGEEEEEEKTKLTLTQRPSSQLVASSPSVTGTLSSLSADSSRRDTPEEHLVIIHVSDGPKNLHREFQCSRDLLLREMRYFVEYLPSERNEKGPTEIAVHCDINVFETLMRYVKRGLLDDEGNVIKEPKIDANNSVSILISSDFLRMDVLVDKCINFIHKNISAVVGTPGNMTCIRDGLIARLAGLFSHSELEAMKDRRDKLKSKFYFKKLLELFRADDGLASTLFQCRKCRKLLTRELQWKIKCTTSSLTVGRRGVLLYCHERNTSWDVNDYMVSLREEGMNWRQIYWRVWSLVNHLNCVCCGQTFSCGDYARCAYHPEESVFDDVSHPTIGYYPCCGRQAVRFDAWENQEGCAFRDHVVTSSSSSSSSRSSSSNSSSLTTADASSILKEVLSYRDSICLPSPDPQRPSSSRPRPDSSALNIFRQDEEACGIDEKASQALLESRSSRAVSIVRCYSRDSFNFSETDEDFGQEEEEEIVSNPRQSLSRMGGKSRLEKNNEKQERRSCRSSSKQSKLKSGVWNVSKSTRWNVDSQRENGKRSSPVLGVNIAVVLNAERRMFRNLIVSLASSCSDHPPSGQQPDRTKNKESQYPGGIFSYLEDKWRALNVGSKSRRRAPKNDTAPARLP; encoded by the exons GCAG TGCGCGCTGAGATGGGAAGAGCTTCTCGCCGACGCGGACGGCCCGTCGGGCGGCGCTCGACTGATAGGCGTCGACGGTTTGTCCGCCCAGGGTCGTCCCTTTGCCTCTGCCCAATCGCAGTCGAGGAGACACTTGACGCGATACGTCAAGTCGATGCTTCacgaaggaggaggaggaggaggaggaggaggaggcgcgCCGATCGACGctcaatcgtcgtcgagatcgattGGAAAGGACGACTTAGTGCGaggagaggaggaagaagaggaaaaaacaAA ACTTACCTTGACTCAGAGACCGTCATCTCAG CTGGTTGCCAGCTCTCCCAGTGTCACAGGAACATTGTCATCATTATCAGCTGACAGCTCTAGAAGAGACACTCCAGAAGAGCACCTTGTAATAATTCACGTTAGCGATGGACCGAAGAATT TGCATCGGGAATTTCAGTGTTCCCGAGACCTTCTGCTTCGCGAAATGCGCTACTTTGTTGAATACCTGCCATCGGAGCGGAATGAAAAGGGTCCCACTGAAATAGCCGTTCATTGCGACATCAATGTCTTTGAGACGCTGATGCGCTACGTCAAGCGAGGTCTTCTTGACGACGAGGGAAACGTTATCAAGGAACCTAAAATTG ATGCTAATAATTCCGTTTCTATTCTGATTTCGTCGGATTTTCTCAGAATGGACGTTCTAGTTGATAAGTGCATCAATTTCATTCACAAGAACATATCTGCGGTTGTTGGTACACCAGGCAATATGACGTGCATAAGAGACGGTCTTATAGCTAG GCTGGCTGGACTGTTTTCTCACTCCGAGTTAGAAGCCATGAAGGATAGGAGAGACAAATTAAAAAG caaattttattttaaaaagCTCTTGGAATTGTTTCGAGCGGACGACGGGCTCGCAAGCACGCTGTTTCAATGCAGAAAATGTAGAAAATTGCTCACACGGGAATTACAATGGAAAATCAAGTGCACAACAAGCAG TTTGACAGTTGGCCGAAGGGGTGTTCTGCTCTATTGTCACGAAAG GAACACTTCTTGGGACGTCAACGATTATATGGTCTCATTGagagaagaaggaatgaACTGGCGACAAATCTACTGGAG GGTTTGGTCTCTCGTCAATCATCTCAACTGCGTTTGCTGCGGCCAGACGTTTTCCTGCGGCGACTACGCACGCTGTGCTTACCATCCAGAGGAAtccgttttcgacgacgtcagtcATCCCACAATTGGCTACTACCCGTGCTGCGGCAGGCAAGCGGTTCGATTTGACGCGTGGGAAAACCAAGAG ggcTGCGCGTTTCGCGAtcacgtcgtcacgtcgtcgtcgtcgtcgtcgtcgtctcgttcttcgtcgtctaaCTCGTCGTCCTTGACAACTGCTGACGCTTCGTCTATCCTCAAGGAAGTGCTTTCATACAGGGATTCGATTTGCCTCCCGTCACCGGATCCTCAACGCCCTTCAtcaag CAGACCTCGTCCCGACTCGTCCGCTCTCAATATTTTCAGGCAAGACGAAGAGGCGTGCGGAATTGACGAG AAGGCAAGTCAAGCGCTTCTCGAGTCGCGCTCTTCTCGCGCCGTCTCAATCGTGCGCTGTTACAGTCGCGACTCGTTCAACTTTTCAGAAACGGACGAAGATTTCGGtcaagaagaggaagaagaaa TAGTGTCGAATCCGCGACAAAGTCTGTCTAGAATGGGTGGGAAAAGTCGGCTGGAAAAGAATAACGAG AAGCAAGAGCGACGGTCTTGTCGGTCTTCGTCTAAACAGTCTAA ATTAAAGTCTGGCGTGTGGAACGTGTCGAAGTCAACCCGATGGAACGTCGACAGCCAAAGGGAAAACGGTAAAAGAAGCTCGCCTGTTTTGGGGGTCAATATTGCCGTGGTCTTGAACGCAGAAAGAAGGATGTTTAGGAACCTGATTGTCTCCCTCGCCTCTTCCTGTTCCGATCATCCTCCCTCAGGGCAGCAGCCAGACCGAACTAAGAATAAAGAG TCTCAGTACCCTGGAGGAATCTTTTCCTATTTGGAAGACAAGTGGAGAGCGCTGAATGTGGGCTCAAAATCCAG ACGTAGGGCGCCAAAAAATGACACCGCCCCCGCTCGTCTCCCCTAA
- the LOC136187428 gene encoding SANT and BTB domain regulator of class switch recombination-like isoform X2 produces the protein MTTIRSRSSATRAVTLDLMLRTFMNSTEFVRMEPKNWEAVARLIPGTTAKQCALRWEELLADADGPSGGARLIGVDGLSAQGRPFASAQSQSRRHLTRYVKSMLHEGGGGGGGGGGAPIDAQSSSRSIGKDDLVRGEEEEEEKTKLTLTQRPSSQLVASSPSVTGTLSSLSADSSRRDTPEEHLVIIHVSDGPKNLHREFQCSRDLLLREMRYFVEYLPSERNEKGPTEIAVHCDINVFETLMRYVKRGLLDDEGNVIKEPKIDANNSVSILISSDFLRMDVLVDKCINFIHKNISAVVGTPGNMTCIRDGLIARLAGLFSHSELEAMKDRRDKLKSKFYFKKLLELFRADDGLASTLFQCRKCRKLLTRELQWKIKCTTSSLTVGRRGVLLYCHERNTSWDVNDYMVSLREEGMNWRQIYWRVWSLVNHLNCVCCGQTFSCGDYARCAYHPEESVFDDVSHPTIGYYPCCGRQAVRFDAWENQEGCAFRDHVVTSSSSSSSSRSSSSNSSSLTTADASSILKEVLSYRDSICLPSPDPQRPSSRPRPDSSALNIFRQDEEACGIDEKASQALLESRSSRAVSIVRCYSRDSFNFSETDEDFGQEEEEEIVSNPRQSLSRMGGKSRLEKNNEKQERRSCRSSSKQSKLKSGVWNVSKSTRWNVDSQRENGKRSSPVLGVNIAVVLNAERRMFRNLIVSLASSCSDHPPSGQQPDRTKNKESQYPGGIFSYLEDKWRALNVGSKSRRRAPKNDTAPARLP, from the exons GCAG TGCGCGCTGAGATGGGAAGAGCTTCTCGCCGACGCGGACGGCCCGTCGGGCGGCGCTCGACTGATAGGCGTCGACGGTTTGTCCGCCCAGGGTCGTCCCTTTGCCTCTGCCCAATCGCAGTCGAGGAGACACTTGACGCGATACGTCAAGTCGATGCTTCacgaaggaggaggaggaggaggaggaggaggaggcgcgCCGATCGACGctcaatcgtcgtcgagatcgattGGAAAGGACGACTTAGTGCGaggagaggaggaagaagaggaaaaaacaAA ACTTACCTTGACTCAGAGACCGTCATCTCAG CTGGTTGCCAGCTCTCCCAGTGTCACAGGAACATTGTCATCATTATCAGCTGACAGCTCTAGAAGAGACACTCCAGAAGAGCACCTTGTAATAATTCACGTTAGCGATGGACCGAAGAATT TGCATCGGGAATTTCAGTGTTCCCGAGACCTTCTGCTTCGCGAAATGCGCTACTTTGTTGAATACCTGCCATCGGAGCGGAATGAAAAGGGTCCCACTGAAATAGCCGTTCATTGCGACATCAATGTCTTTGAGACGCTGATGCGCTACGTCAAGCGAGGTCTTCTTGACGACGAGGGAAACGTTATCAAGGAACCTAAAATTG ATGCTAATAATTCCGTTTCTATTCTGATTTCGTCGGATTTTCTCAGAATGGACGTTCTAGTTGATAAGTGCATCAATTTCATTCACAAGAACATATCTGCGGTTGTTGGTACACCAGGCAATATGACGTGCATAAGAGACGGTCTTATAGCTAG GCTGGCTGGACTGTTTTCTCACTCCGAGTTAGAAGCCATGAAGGATAGGAGAGACAAATTAAAAAG caaattttattttaaaaagCTCTTGGAATTGTTTCGAGCGGACGACGGGCTCGCAAGCACGCTGTTTCAATGCAGAAAATGTAGAAAATTGCTCACACGGGAATTACAATGGAAAATCAAGTGCACAACAAGCAG TTTGACAGTTGGCCGAAGGGGTGTTCTGCTCTATTGTCACGAAAG GAACACTTCTTGGGACGTCAACGATTATATGGTCTCATTGagagaagaaggaatgaACTGGCGACAAATCTACTGGAG GGTTTGGTCTCTCGTCAATCATCTCAACTGCGTTTGCTGCGGCCAGACGTTTTCCTGCGGCGACTACGCACGCTGTGCTTACCATCCAGAGGAAtccgttttcgacgacgtcagtcATCCCACAATTGGCTACTACCCGTGCTGCGGCAGGCAAGCGGTTCGATTTGACGCGTGGGAAAACCAAGAG ggcTGCGCGTTTCGCGAtcacgtcgtcacgtcgtcgtcgtcgtcgtcgtcgtctcgttcttcgtcgtctaaCTCGTCGTCCTTGACAACTGCTGACGCTTCGTCTATCCTCAAGGAAGTGCTTTCATACAGGGATTCGATTTGCCTCCCGTCACCGGATCCTCAACGCCCTTCAtcaag ACCTCGTCCCGACTCGTCCGCTCTCAATATTTTCAGGCAAGACGAAGAGGCGTGCGGAATTGACGAG AAGGCAAGTCAAGCGCTTCTCGAGTCGCGCTCTTCTCGCGCCGTCTCAATCGTGCGCTGTTACAGTCGCGACTCGTTCAACTTTTCAGAAACGGACGAAGATTTCGGtcaagaagaggaagaagaaa TAGTGTCGAATCCGCGACAAAGTCTGTCTAGAATGGGTGGGAAAAGTCGGCTGGAAAAGAATAACGAG AAGCAAGAGCGACGGTCTTGTCGGTCTTCGTCTAAACAGTCTAA ATTAAAGTCTGGCGTGTGGAACGTGTCGAAGTCAACCCGATGGAACGTCGACAGCCAAAGGGAAAACGGTAAAAGAAGCTCGCCTGTTTTGGGGGTCAATATTGCCGTGGTCTTGAACGCAGAAAGAAGGATGTTTAGGAACCTGATTGTCTCCCTCGCCTCTTCCTGTTCCGATCATCCTCCCTCAGGGCAGCAGCCAGACCGAACTAAGAATAAAGAG TCTCAGTACCCTGGAGGAATCTTTTCCTATTTGGAAGACAAGTGGAGAGCGCTGAATGTGGGCTCAAAATCCAG ACGTAGGGCGCCAAAAAATGACACCGCCCCCGCTCGTCTCCCCTAA
- the LOC136187428 gene encoding SANT and BTB domain regulator of class switch recombination-like isoform X3, which produces MTTIRSRSSATRAVTLDLMLRTFMNSTEFVRMEPKNWEAVARLIPGTTAKQCALRWEELLADADGPSGGARLIGVDGLSAQGRPFASAQSQSRRHLTRYVKSMLHEGGGGGGGGGGAPIDAQSSSRSIGKDDLVRGEEEEEEKTKLTLTQRPSSQLVASSPSVTGTLSSLSADSSRRDTPEEHLVIIHVSDGPKNLHREFQCSRDLLLREMRYFVEYLPSERNEKGPTEIAVHCDINVFETLMRYVKRGLLDDEGNVIKEPKIDANNSVSILISSDFLRMDVLVDKCINFIHKNISAVVGTPGNMTCIRDGLIARLAGLFSHSELEAMKDRRDKLKSKFYFKKLLELFRADDGLASTLFQCRKCRKLLTRELQWKIKCTTSSLTVGRRGVLLYCHERNTSWDVNDYMVSLREEGMNWRQIYWRVWSLVNHLNCVCCGQTFSCGDYARCAYHPEESVFDDVSHPTIGYYPCCGRQAVRFDAWENQEGCAFRDHVVTSSSSSSSSRSSSSNSSSLTTADASSILKEVLSYRDSICLPSPDPQRPSSSRPRPDSSALNIFRQDEEACGIDEKASQALLESRSSRAVSIVRCYSRDSFNFSETDEDFGQEEEEEIVSNPRQSLSRMGGKSRLEKNNEKQERRSCRSSSKQSKLKSGVWNVSKSTRWNVDSQRENERRMFRNLIVSLASSCSDHPPSGQQPDRTKNKESQYPGGIFSYLEDKWRALNVGSKSRRRAPKNDTAPARLP; this is translated from the exons GCAG TGCGCGCTGAGATGGGAAGAGCTTCTCGCCGACGCGGACGGCCCGTCGGGCGGCGCTCGACTGATAGGCGTCGACGGTTTGTCCGCCCAGGGTCGTCCCTTTGCCTCTGCCCAATCGCAGTCGAGGAGACACTTGACGCGATACGTCAAGTCGATGCTTCacgaaggaggaggaggaggaggaggaggaggaggcgcgCCGATCGACGctcaatcgtcgtcgagatcgattGGAAAGGACGACTTAGTGCGaggagaggaggaagaagaggaaaaaacaAA ACTTACCTTGACTCAGAGACCGTCATCTCAG CTGGTTGCCAGCTCTCCCAGTGTCACAGGAACATTGTCATCATTATCAGCTGACAGCTCTAGAAGAGACACTCCAGAAGAGCACCTTGTAATAATTCACGTTAGCGATGGACCGAAGAATT TGCATCGGGAATTTCAGTGTTCCCGAGACCTTCTGCTTCGCGAAATGCGCTACTTTGTTGAATACCTGCCATCGGAGCGGAATGAAAAGGGTCCCACTGAAATAGCCGTTCATTGCGACATCAATGTCTTTGAGACGCTGATGCGCTACGTCAAGCGAGGTCTTCTTGACGACGAGGGAAACGTTATCAAGGAACCTAAAATTG ATGCTAATAATTCCGTTTCTATTCTGATTTCGTCGGATTTTCTCAGAATGGACGTTCTAGTTGATAAGTGCATCAATTTCATTCACAAGAACATATCTGCGGTTGTTGGTACACCAGGCAATATGACGTGCATAAGAGACGGTCTTATAGCTAG GCTGGCTGGACTGTTTTCTCACTCCGAGTTAGAAGCCATGAAGGATAGGAGAGACAAATTAAAAAG caaattttattttaaaaagCTCTTGGAATTGTTTCGAGCGGACGACGGGCTCGCAAGCACGCTGTTTCAATGCAGAAAATGTAGAAAATTGCTCACACGGGAATTACAATGGAAAATCAAGTGCACAACAAGCAG TTTGACAGTTGGCCGAAGGGGTGTTCTGCTCTATTGTCACGAAAG GAACACTTCTTGGGACGTCAACGATTATATGGTCTCATTGagagaagaaggaatgaACTGGCGACAAATCTACTGGAG GGTTTGGTCTCTCGTCAATCATCTCAACTGCGTTTGCTGCGGCCAGACGTTTTCCTGCGGCGACTACGCACGCTGTGCTTACCATCCAGAGGAAtccgttttcgacgacgtcagtcATCCCACAATTGGCTACTACCCGTGCTGCGGCAGGCAAGCGGTTCGATTTGACGCGTGGGAAAACCAAGAG ggcTGCGCGTTTCGCGAtcacgtcgtcacgtcgtcgtcgtcgtcgtcgtcgtctcgttcttcgtcgtctaaCTCGTCGTCCTTGACAACTGCTGACGCTTCGTCTATCCTCAAGGAAGTGCTTTCATACAGGGATTCGATTTGCCTCCCGTCACCGGATCCTCAACGCCCTTCAtcaag CAGACCTCGTCCCGACTCGTCCGCTCTCAATATTTTCAGGCAAGACGAAGAGGCGTGCGGAATTGACGAG AAGGCAAGTCAAGCGCTTCTCGAGTCGCGCTCTTCTCGCGCCGTCTCAATCGTGCGCTGTTACAGTCGCGACTCGTTCAACTTTTCAGAAACGGACGAAGATTTCGGtcaagaagaggaagaagaaa TAGTGTCGAATCCGCGACAAAGTCTGTCTAGAATGGGTGGGAAAAGTCGGCTGGAAAAGAATAACGAG AAGCAAGAGCGACGGTCTTGTCGGTCTTCGTCTAAACAGTCTAA ATTAAAGTCTGGCGTGTGGAACGTGTCGAAGTCAACCCGATGGAACGTCGACAGCCAAAGGGAAAACG AAAGAAGGATGTTTAGGAACCTGATTGTCTCCCTCGCCTCTTCCTGTTCCGATCATCCTCCCTCAGGGCAGCAGCCAGACCGAACTAAGAATAAAGAG TCTCAGTACCCTGGAGGAATCTTTTCCTATTTGGAAGACAAGTGGAGAGCGCTGAATGTGGGCTCAAAATCCAG ACGTAGGGCGCCAAAAAATGACACCGCCCCCGCTCGTCTCCCCTAA
- the LOC136187428 gene encoding SANT and BTB domain regulator of class switch recombination-like isoform X5: MTTIRSRSSATRAVTLDLMLRTFMNSTEFVRMEPKNWEAVARLIPGTTAKQCALRWEELLADADGPSGGARLIGVDGLSAQGRPFASAQSQSRRHLTRYVKSMLHEGGGGGGGGGGAPIDAQSSSRSIGKDDLVRGEEEEEEKTKLTLTQRPSSQLVASSPSVTGTLSSLSADSSRRDTPEEHLVIIHVSDGPKNLHREFQCSRDLLLREMRYFVEYLPSERNEKGPTEIAVHCDINVFETLMRYVKRGLLDDEGNVIKEPKIDANNSVSILISSDFLRMDVLVDKCINFIHKNISAVVGTPGNMTCIRDGLIARLAGLFSHSELEAMKDRRDKLKSKFYFKKLLELFRADDGLASTLFQCRKCRKLLTRELQWKIKCTTSSLTVGRRGVLLYCHERNTSWDVNDYMVSLREEGMNWRQIYWRVWSLVNHLNCVCCGQTFSCGDYARCAYHPEESVFDDVSHPTIGYYPCCGRQAVRFDAWENQEGCAFRDHVVTSSSSSSSSRSSSSNSSSLTTADASSILKEVLSYRDSICLPSPDPQRPSSSRPRPDSSALNIFRQDEEACGIDEKASQALLESRSSRAVSIVRCYSRDSFNFSETDEDFGQEEEEEIVSNPRQSLSRMGGKSRLEKNNEIKVWRVERVEVNPMERRQPKGKRKKDV, translated from the exons GCAG TGCGCGCTGAGATGGGAAGAGCTTCTCGCCGACGCGGACGGCCCGTCGGGCGGCGCTCGACTGATAGGCGTCGACGGTTTGTCCGCCCAGGGTCGTCCCTTTGCCTCTGCCCAATCGCAGTCGAGGAGACACTTGACGCGATACGTCAAGTCGATGCTTCacgaaggaggaggaggaggaggaggaggaggaggcgcgCCGATCGACGctcaatcgtcgtcgagatcgattGGAAAGGACGACTTAGTGCGaggagaggaggaagaagaggaaaaaacaAA ACTTACCTTGACTCAGAGACCGTCATCTCAG CTGGTTGCCAGCTCTCCCAGTGTCACAGGAACATTGTCATCATTATCAGCTGACAGCTCTAGAAGAGACACTCCAGAAGAGCACCTTGTAATAATTCACGTTAGCGATGGACCGAAGAATT TGCATCGGGAATTTCAGTGTTCCCGAGACCTTCTGCTTCGCGAAATGCGCTACTTTGTTGAATACCTGCCATCGGAGCGGAATGAAAAGGGTCCCACTGAAATAGCCGTTCATTGCGACATCAATGTCTTTGAGACGCTGATGCGCTACGTCAAGCGAGGTCTTCTTGACGACGAGGGAAACGTTATCAAGGAACCTAAAATTG ATGCTAATAATTCCGTTTCTATTCTGATTTCGTCGGATTTTCTCAGAATGGACGTTCTAGTTGATAAGTGCATCAATTTCATTCACAAGAACATATCTGCGGTTGTTGGTACACCAGGCAATATGACGTGCATAAGAGACGGTCTTATAGCTAG GCTGGCTGGACTGTTTTCTCACTCCGAGTTAGAAGCCATGAAGGATAGGAGAGACAAATTAAAAAG caaattttattttaaaaagCTCTTGGAATTGTTTCGAGCGGACGACGGGCTCGCAAGCACGCTGTTTCAATGCAGAAAATGTAGAAAATTGCTCACACGGGAATTACAATGGAAAATCAAGTGCACAACAAGCAG TTTGACAGTTGGCCGAAGGGGTGTTCTGCTCTATTGTCACGAAAG GAACACTTCTTGGGACGTCAACGATTATATGGTCTCATTGagagaagaaggaatgaACTGGCGACAAATCTACTGGAG GGTTTGGTCTCTCGTCAATCATCTCAACTGCGTTTGCTGCGGCCAGACGTTTTCCTGCGGCGACTACGCACGCTGTGCTTACCATCCAGAGGAAtccgttttcgacgacgtcagtcATCCCACAATTGGCTACTACCCGTGCTGCGGCAGGCAAGCGGTTCGATTTGACGCGTGGGAAAACCAAGAG ggcTGCGCGTTTCGCGAtcacgtcgtcacgtcgtcgtcgtcgtcgtcgtcgtctcgttcttcgtcgtctaaCTCGTCGTCCTTGACAACTGCTGACGCTTCGTCTATCCTCAAGGAAGTGCTTTCATACAGGGATTCGATTTGCCTCCCGTCACCGGATCCTCAACGCCCTTCAtcaag CAGACCTCGTCCCGACTCGTCCGCTCTCAATATTTTCAGGCAAGACGAAGAGGCGTGCGGAATTGACGAG AAGGCAAGTCAAGCGCTTCTCGAGTCGCGCTCTTCTCGCGCCGTCTCAATCGTGCGCTGTTACAGTCGCGACTCGTTCAACTTTTCAGAAACGGACGAAGATTTCGGtcaagaagaggaagaagaaa TAGTGTCGAATCCGCGACAAAGTCTGTCTAGAATGGGTGGGAAAAGTCGGCTGGAAAAGAATAACGAG ATTAAAGTCTGGCGTGTGGAACGTGTCGAAGTCAACCCGATGGAACGTCGACAGCCAAAGGGAAAACG AAAGAAGGATGTTTAG
- the LOC136187428 gene encoding SANT and BTB domain regulator of class switch recombination-like isoform X4, which translates to MTTIRSRSSATRAVTLDLMLRTFMNSTEFVRMEPKNWEAVARLIPGTTAKQCALRWEELLADADGPSGGARLIGVDGLSAQGRPFASAQSQSRRHLTRYVKSMLHEGGGGGGGGGGAPIDAQSSSRSIGKDDLVRGEEEEEEKTKLTLTQRPSSQLVASSPSVTGTLSSLSADSSRRDTPEEHLVIIHVSDGPKNLHREFQCSRDLLLREMRYFVEYLPSERNEKGPTEIAVHCDINVFETLMRYVKRGLLDDEGNVIKEPKIDANNSVSILISSDFLRMDVLVDKCINFIHKNISAVVGTPGNMTCIRDGLIARLAGLFSHSELEAMKDRRDKLKSKFYFKKLLELFRADDGLASTLFQCRKCRKLLTRELQWKIKCTTSSLTVGRRGVLLYCHERNTSWDVNDYMVSLREEGMNWRQIYWRVWSLVNHLNCVCCGQTFSCGDYARCAYHPEESVFDDVSHPTIGYYPCCGRQAVRFDAWENQEGCAFRDHVVTSSSSSSSSRSSSSNSSSLTTADASSILKEVLSYRDSICLPSPDPQRPSSSRPRPDSSALNIFRQDEEACGIDEKASQALLESRSSRAVSIVRCYSRDSFNFSETDEDFGQEEEEEIVSNPRQSLSRMGGKSRLEKNNEKQERRSCRSSSKQSKSIKVWRVERVEVNPMERRQPKGKRKKDV; encoded by the exons GCAG TGCGCGCTGAGATGGGAAGAGCTTCTCGCCGACGCGGACGGCCCGTCGGGCGGCGCTCGACTGATAGGCGTCGACGGTTTGTCCGCCCAGGGTCGTCCCTTTGCCTCTGCCCAATCGCAGTCGAGGAGACACTTGACGCGATACGTCAAGTCGATGCTTCacgaaggaggaggaggaggaggaggaggaggaggcgcgCCGATCGACGctcaatcgtcgtcgagatcgattGGAAAGGACGACTTAGTGCGaggagaggaggaagaagaggaaaaaacaAA ACTTACCTTGACTCAGAGACCGTCATCTCAG CTGGTTGCCAGCTCTCCCAGTGTCACAGGAACATTGTCATCATTATCAGCTGACAGCTCTAGAAGAGACACTCCAGAAGAGCACCTTGTAATAATTCACGTTAGCGATGGACCGAAGAATT TGCATCGGGAATTTCAGTGTTCCCGAGACCTTCTGCTTCGCGAAATGCGCTACTTTGTTGAATACCTGCCATCGGAGCGGAATGAAAAGGGTCCCACTGAAATAGCCGTTCATTGCGACATCAATGTCTTTGAGACGCTGATGCGCTACGTCAAGCGAGGTCTTCTTGACGACGAGGGAAACGTTATCAAGGAACCTAAAATTG ATGCTAATAATTCCGTTTCTATTCTGATTTCGTCGGATTTTCTCAGAATGGACGTTCTAGTTGATAAGTGCATCAATTTCATTCACAAGAACATATCTGCGGTTGTTGGTACACCAGGCAATATGACGTGCATAAGAGACGGTCTTATAGCTAG GCTGGCTGGACTGTTTTCTCACTCCGAGTTAGAAGCCATGAAGGATAGGAGAGACAAATTAAAAAG caaattttattttaaaaagCTCTTGGAATTGTTTCGAGCGGACGACGGGCTCGCAAGCACGCTGTTTCAATGCAGAAAATGTAGAAAATTGCTCACACGGGAATTACAATGGAAAATCAAGTGCACAACAAGCAG TTTGACAGTTGGCCGAAGGGGTGTTCTGCTCTATTGTCACGAAAG GAACACTTCTTGGGACGTCAACGATTATATGGTCTCATTGagagaagaaggaatgaACTGGCGACAAATCTACTGGAG GGTTTGGTCTCTCGTCAATCATCTCAACTGCGTTTGCTGCGGCCAGACGTTTTCCTGCGGCGACTACGCACGCTGTGCTTACCATCCAGAGGAAtccgttttcgacgacgtcagtcATCCCACAATTGGCTACTACCCGTGCTGCGGCAGGCAAGCGGTTCGATTTGACGCGTGGGAAAACCAAGAG ggcTGCGCGTTTCGCGAtcacgtcgtcacgtcgtcgtcgtcgtcgtcgtcgtctcgttcttcgtcgtctaaCTCGTCGTCCTTGACAACTGCTGACGCTTCGTCTATCCTCAAGGAAGTGCTTTCATACAGGGATTCGATTTGCCTCCCGTCACCGGATCCTCAACGCCCTTCAtcaag CAGACCTCGTCCCGACTCGTCCGCTCTCAATATTTTCAGGCAAGACGAAGAGGCGTGCGGAATTGACGAG AAGGCAAGTCAAGCGCTTCTCGAGTCGCGCTCTTCTCGCGCCGTCTCAATCGTGCGCTGTTACAGTCGCGACTCGTTCAACTTTTCAGAAACGGACGAAGATTTCGGtcaagaagaggaagaagaaa TAGTGTCGAATCCGCGACAAAGTCTGTCTAGAATGGGTGGGAAAAGTCGGCTGGAAAAGAATAACGAG AAGCAAGAGCGACGGTCTTGTCGGTCTTCGTCTAAACAGTCTAAGTCG ATTAAAGTCTGGCGTGTGGAACGTGTCGAAGTCAACCCGATGGAACGTCGACAGCCAAAGGGAAAACG AAAGAAGGATGTTTAG